The Paraburkholderia caffeinilytica genome segment GCGCGCACGTTACGGCAGACGTAGCACGCGCCGTCTCAGTTACGTAACATCGCGGACCGGAACGGTCTGAAGTCGCGCTCTCCGGCTTCTTAAAGGCCCCGTCTCGCGTTGCGCAAAGCCTTATCCACAAAGGCTTTCAAGCCGTTTGTTCGGCACCGGACATACGTATGGCCCACTCCTTGCTCCAATGCATTCAAAACGACACATGCATCGGGGAACATCATGGGCGAATTCCTTCCAGACTATCTGCTCCGCGAACAGGCCGCCGTCGGCGCGCTGGTGGTGTTCGGCGTGCTTCGCATCATCGGCGCGATGCTCGCCTATGAACGCGGCTGGCGCATTTCCGTGGTCGAAAAATGCTTTATCGCCGCCGCGGTCCTGTACTGCCTGCCGCAACTCTTCGATCTGCTGACGCATACGTACGGCTCGCGTGCCGCAGGCGCGGAACTGGAAGGCAAGGCAGCGGGCTGCGCGATCGCGCTCTTCTGCGCACCGATTCTCGGACATCGGCTCGGCCTCGAATGATTGGGTTCATCGAACGGATGCTCACCATGCGACAGGGAAAGAAACCTGCACGGCGCGCGAAACCCGGGGAACCCGCAAAACCCGCTTACCGCGCCGGCGACGTCCTGACGCTCAAATCCGGCGGACGTCCGATGACAGCCACCTGGACCGGACCTGTGCTGTTCGCGCCGGGCAACTGGTTGATCTGCCAGTGGTTCGGCGACGACGGCGAATTGCAGCAGGAGATGTTTCCGGAAGAGATGCTGAAGCGGGTGCACAACGTGTTCGCCGCCTAGAGAGCAGTACGGATCGGCCGGCCACCGCCGGGCGACCGTGTGTATTGCGCCGCACGCATTTGCTGTGCGGCGCTTTTTTTAGCCTCAGCCCAGTGCGGCGAATGCCGGCACGCTATGCGACAACACGGCCGCGGCGACGAACACACCGACCATCGCGAGCGCTTCCAGATACAGCACGTTGACGAAGGTATGCGCGTCCATCGTCGAGGCCGTGCGGCGCAGGCGCGGCAACGCCGAAAAGCGGTTGAGTCCGCCGAGCACCAGCGCAAGCGCGACCAGCGCAAGCTTCAGCGTCAGCACATGGCCCCACGTGCTCACCTGGATCGCTTCGAACGAGCCGCCCGATCCGCGCGCGGCATTGAAGACACCGGTGAGCAGCACCAGCCCGACCGCCACCACCGATACATGCGACACCTGCGTCGCCGTGCGGATCAGTATCCCGCGTGCGGTCGAGGTGCCGAGCGCGGGCAATATCGCGAGCCCCGCCGCCATCGCCAGCCCGCCCCAGACGCTCGTGACCAGCACATGCAGCGTCTGCATGCCGATCGCCGCCGAGGCCGGGCCGGCATCGGCCGCATGCCCGAGCGACGCCTTGCCCGCCGCGATCGCGATCACCGCGAGCCACAGCAGCGCATTGCGCAGCATGCCCGTATGGCCGGCCAGCGCCGTGCCAAGCAACACCAGCGCGCCGGCGAACGCCACGCTCCAGCCGAAGCCAACATGGGTTTGCGTCAATACGGTCGGCACCACGCCAAGCGCCGACGGCAACGCGACGCCGCTCATCGACGCCGCCTGATACAGCAGCCAGCCGAGATCCGCGAGCACCAGCACGACGCTGGCCGTCAACATCGACCGTTGCGCGCGCAACCAGGCGGGCCGGGCGGGGGCGATCTTGGCTTGCGCGTCCTTGGCGAGCCACGCACCGAGCAACGCCGAACCGACGGCAAACGCAAACGCGACGTTCATGAGCGCGGCCATGGCGA includes the following:
- a CDS encoding YodC family protein, which gives rise to MRQGKKPARRAKPGEPAKPAYRAGDVLTLKSGGRPMTATWTGPVLFAPGNWLICQWFGDDGELQQEMFPEEMLKRVHNVFAA
- a CDS encoding CopD family protein, with the protein product MSVDGLWIGQVAMAALMNVAFAFAVGSALLGAWLAKDAQAKIAPARPAWLRAQRSMLTASVVLVLADLGWLLYQAASMSGVALPSALGVVPTVLTQTHVGFGWSVAFAGALVLLGTALAGHTGMLRNALLWLAVIAIAAGKASLGHAADAGPASAAIGMQTLHVLVTSVWGGLAMAAGLAILPALGTSTARGILIRTATQVSHVSVVAVGLVLLTGVFNAARGSGGSFEAIQVSTWGHVLTLKLALVALALVLGGLNRFSALPRLRRTASTMDAHTFVNVLYLEALAMVGVFVAAAVLSHSVPAFAALG